A stretch of Lathyrus oleraceus cultivar Zhongwan6 chromosome 6, CAAS_Psat_ZW6_1.0, whole genome shotgun sequence DNA encodes these proteins:
- the LOC127097163 gene encoding protein PSK SIMULATOR 1, which yields MKGEAVNTTWLGGIWPVSRKSGSDEKDGVGIMAFEVAGLMSKVVNFWHSLSDNEVMNLREWLVNSVGVKMLVSDDEYFLMELTWNEILNNFQSLTQSVARLGKRCKDPIYQSYESFVHNPFENYVQWSGWEYRWKKMERKVKKMERFVGSMSLLSQEIEVLAECEQTLRRMKLNRYREVVNKTKLLEFEKKVMWQRNQVQNIRDLSPWSRSYDYVVRLLARSLFTILERIIIVFGNSHLPIENHQNDSSISMNNTNNRLGRNHSFPSLNVMQSSVHPSETNLNEYSSGPIGRKSKSKKKKKEQQVLHSQDSYERLLPLEGKQLKYIGSFKGCILVRNDSHGGSTRKNIDVNTKPILDKPSLFHRSRVYSKLSLKEKLKPVPSTLGDAGLALHYANVIVLIEKIVSSPRTNKINLRMRDDLYNKLPTTIRTALRGKLKWYATVNGDNLAVEWNVVITQILEWLAPLANNMVKWHCERNFEKEHTCLKANVLLVQTLYFANQTKTEAAIVELLVGLHYVCRVDRKGYIDRLRRS from the coding sequence ATGAAGGGTGAAGCAGTAAACACGACATGGCTCGGTGGTATTTGGCCTGTTTCTCGCAAGAGTGGTTCAGATGAAAAAGATGGAGTTGGAATTATGGCATTTGAAGTTGCAGGGTTGATGTCAAAAGTGGTTAACTTTTGGCATTCTTTGAGTGACAATGAAGTAATGAATCTAAGAGAATGGTTAGTGAATTCAGTTGGTGTCAAAATGCTTGTTTCTGATGATGAATATTTCTTGATGGAACTTACATGGAATGAGATACTCAATAACTTTCAATCTCTAACACAATCTGTGGCAAGGTTAGGAAAAAGGTGTAAGGATCCTATATATCAAAGCTATGAAAGTTTTGTTCACAACCCTTTTGAGAATTATGTTCAATGGTCAGGTTGGGAATATAGATGGAAAAAGATGGAGAGGAAGGTGAAGAAAATGGAAAGATTTGTTGGTTCTATGTCACTTTTGTCACAAGAGATTGAAGTGTTGGCTGAGTGTGAACAAACTCTAAGGAGAATGAAGTTGAATCGATATCGCGAGGTTGTTAACAAGACGAAATTGCTCGAGTTTGAGAAGAAGGTTATGTGGCAGAGGAATCAAGTGCAAAATATTAGAGATTTGTCTCCTTGGAGTAGAAGTTATGATTATGTTGTTAGATTGTTAGCAAGATCATTGTTCACAATTCTGGAGAGAATCATTATTGTGTTTGGAAATAGTCATTTACCAATTGAAAACCATCAAAATGATTCCTCAATATCAATGAACAATACTAATAATCGTCTCGGGCGCAACCATTCGTTCCCTTCTCTCAATGTCATGCAATCTTCGGTTCATCCTTCCGAGACGAATCTAAACGAATATTCTTCGGGGCCTATTGGAAGAAAGAGCAAGAGcaagaaaaagaagaaagagCAACAAGTGCTTCATTCACAAGATTCATATGAAAGGCTTCTTCCCTTGGAAGGCAAGCAATTGAAATACATTGGATCATTCAAAGGGTGCATATTGGTTCGAAACGATTCGCACGGTGGATCTACGAGGAAAAACATTGATGTCAACACGAAACCGATACTTGATAAACCGTCTCTCTTTCACAGAAGTAGAGTTTACTCCAAACTATCACTCAAGGAGAAGTTAAAGCCGGTTCCATCAACACTTGGAGATGCAGGTCTAGCTCTACATTATGCAAATGTGATTGTATTAATAGAGAAGATAGTGTCATCGCCTCGCACGAATAAGATCAATCTTCGAATGAGAGACGATCTATACAATAAGCTACCGACGACTATAAGAACGGCTTTAAGGGGTAAGCTTAAATGGTATGCTACTGTCAATGGTGATAATCTTGCAGTAGAATGGAATGTGGTAATAACTCAGATATTGGAGTGGCTAGCTCCACTTGCAAACAATATGGTAAAGTGGCATTGTGAGAGGAATTTTGAGAAGGAACATACTTGTTTGAAAGCAAATGTTTTACTTGTACAAACTCTTTATTTTGCAAACCAAACAAAAACTGAAGCTGCCATTGTTGAACTCCTTGTTGGTCTCCATTATGTATGCAGGGTTGATAGAAAAGGGTATATAGATCGCTTAAGAAGGAGTTAG